A single region of the Pseudanabaena sp. FACHB-2040 genome encodes:
- a CDS encoding WecB/TagA/CpsF family glycosyltransferase, whose protein sequence is MLAERLETLSVMGLPVHVGTDYTRWLMAQLRQGETAHVVTLNAEMAMQSEQNPKLRRLIQTADLVIPDGAGVVLYFRVKGRRVQRQPGIELAAAVLAALGPNEPAFFYGGAPGVADRAAAYWQAQLPNLAIAGTQHGFLPPEAFPAFEEQLKALRPSVVFVGMGVPRQEFWIAEHRHLCPQAIWIGVGGSFDIWAGVKTRAPKWFCDNHLEWLYRLYQEPWRWRRMLALPRFAVRSLTYSEPRP, encoded by the coding sequence ATGCTGGCGGAAAGATTAGAAACCCTTTCAGTGATGGGCCTGCCGGTTCATGTCGGCACAGACTACACTCGTTGGCTGATGGCCCAGCTGCGGCAAGGCGAAACTGCCCATGTGGTAACGCTCAATGCCGAAATGGCTATGCAGTCAGAGCAAAATCCCAAGCTACGGCGGCTGATTCAAACGGCGGACCTCGTCATTCCCGATGGGGCTGGGGTGGTACTGTACTTTCGAGTTAAAGGCCGCCGCGTTCAGCGTCAGCCTGGAATTGAGCTGGCTGCAGCCGTACTCGCGGCACTAGGGCCAAACGAGCCTGCCTTTTTCTATGGCGGGGCACCCGGCGTAGCCGATCGGGCTGCGGCTTACTGGCAGGCGCAGCTGCCGAATCTTGCGATCGCAGGCACCCAACACGGCTTCCTACCCCCCGAAGCATTTCCGGCCTTTGAGGAGCAGCTGAAGGCGCTGCGCCCCAGCGTCGTCTTTGTCGGCATGGGTGTGCCCCGACAGGAGTTTTGGATTGCTGAGCACCGCCACCTCTGCCCCCAGGCCATCTGGATCGGCGTGGGCGGCAGCTTTGATATCTGGGCCGGGGTCAAAACCCGCGCCCCTAAATGGTTTTGCGACAATCACCTAGAGTGGCTCTATCGCCTCTATCAAGAACCCTGGCGCTGGCGGCGGATGCTGGCACTGCCCCGATTTGCGGTGCGATCGCTAACCTACTCTGAACCTCGCCCCTAG
- the ftsE gene encoding cell division ATP-binding protein FtsE, whose translation MTSVVSRPSSHFTQLPDEVRAKLHDRLQMVVPAEPAAPEETPRPPVKPAGEPIVTLQSVSKTYVNGSQALLNVDLHINKGDFLFVTGPSGSGKSTLLKLLYGQERPSSGSIMVGGEDMALLRGNRLAMLRRRIGVVFQDYKLIPRRTVAENVAFVLWAQGFTRKEIHRRLWPTLKMVGLQGKAQCFPDELSGGEQQRVSIARAVVSTPPLLLADEPTGNLDPDNSLQVIKILKKLNSIGITVIVTTHDEQLVRMSNNPVVQLQNGNLQYFRR comes from the coding sequence ATGACCTCAGTTGTTTCCCGCCCCAGCAGTCACTTCACTCAGCTCCCCGATGAAGTTCGAGCCAAGCTTCACGATCGGCTTCAAATGGTGGTTCCGGCTGAGCCAGCCGCTCCCGAAGAGACTCCGCGTCCGCCCGTTAAGCCTGCTGGCGAACCCATCGTGACGCTGCAAAGCGTCAGCAAAACCTACGTCAACGGCAGCCAGGCACTTCTCAACGTTGACCTGCACATTAACAAGGGCGACTTCCTATTTGTGACCGGCCCTTCCGGCTCGGGCAAATCTACTCTGCTCAAGCTTCTCTACGGCCAAGAGCGCCCCTCATCGGGCTCCATCATGGTCGGCGGAGAAGACATGGCCCTCCTGCGGGGCAACCGTCTGGCCATGCTGCGCCGCCGCATTGGCGTCGTTTTTCAAGACTACAAGCTCATTCCCCGCCGCACTGTAGCTGAGAATGTAGCTTTTGTTCTGTGGGCTCAGGGCTTTACCCGCAAAGAAATTCATCGCCGCCTCTGGCCCACCTTAAAGATGGTCGGGCTCCAGGGCAAAGCCCAGTGCTTTCCTGATGAACTTTCTGGGGGCGAGCAGCAGCGGGTTAGCATTGCCCGCGCCGTGGTCAGCACCCCGCCTCTACTGTTGGCCGATGAGCCCACAGGCAACCTAGATCCCGACAATTCCCTCCAGGTCATCAAGATTCTCAAAAAGCTCAACTCCATCGGCATCACCGTGATCGTCACCACCCACGACGAGCAGCTAGTGCGGATGTCCAACAACCCGGTGGTGCAGCTCCAGAACGGCAATTTGCAGTATTTCCGGCGATAA